A stretch of DNA from Bradyrhizobium algeriense:
ACCGAAGCGGCCACCATCAACGCCGATCTGTTAGCGTTCATCAAGGGATGAGCGGAGCTCACCCTGACATGAAGGCGATTTTGTTTGGCGCCACCGGCATGGTCGGGCAGGGCGTGCTCCGCGAATGCCTGATCGATGCCGGCGTCGAGCGCGTGCTCGCGGTCGGGCGTAGCCCGACCCGGGTGCAGCACGCCAAGCTGCATGAAGTCCTGCACGACAATTTCACGGATTTCTCCGCGATCGAATCGCAGCTTTCGGGATACGACGCCTGCTTCTTCTGCCTCGGCGTCTCCTCGATCGGCATGGATCCGGAGCGCTACCGGCATCCGGCCGCTGCACGGCGTCAGGTCGAAGACTGGCTGGGTGAACGCGATCTATGTCGTGACCGTGCCGCTGTTGTCGTATCTCGCCCGCACCGCGCCGCAATACATGACCACCAGCGAGCAGCTCGGCCGCGTCATGATCAAGGTCGCGCGCGATGGCTATCCGAAGCCGATACTTGAGAGCGAAGATATCAACGCGATTTAGTCCGTTGTCATTCCGGGGCAGCCCGCAGGGCTGAGCTTTGATGTGCATTTGCGTATCAAAGCTCGCGCTTCGCGCGCCCTGGAACCGGCTGTGTTGAGTCTTGACCCCATCAAATCGCCGCAAATGTCACGGCTTCTGCCCTGGGGGCGCAGACTCCATAAAATTGCGCATCGCAAGGGGGTCGCATGGACCGCATCCGTATCGTCGGTGGCAGCAAGCTCAACGGCACCATTGCCATCTCGGGTGCGAAAAATGCCGCGCTTCCCCTGATGATCGCAGCGCTCCTGACGGAGGAAACACTTATCCTCGACAATGTGCCGCGGCTCGCCGACGTCGCGCAGTTGCAGCGCATCCTCGGCAACCACGGCGTCGACATCATGTCCGCCGGCAAGCGGCCCGGCGACCACCAATATCAGGGCCAGACCCTGCACATCTCGGCAGCCAACATCATCGACACCACGGCGCCTTACGACCTGGTGTCGCGGATGCGCGCCAGCTTCTGGGTGATCGCGCCGCTTTTGGCGCGGATGCGCGAGGCAAAAGTCTCGCTGCCGGGCGGCTGCGCCATCGGCACGCGGCCGGTTGACCTTCTGATTATGGCGCTCGAAAAACTCGGCGCCGAGCTCACCATCGACGGCGGCTACGTGGTCGCGAAGGCGCCCGGCGGCCTGCGCGGCGCGGGAATCGATTTCCCCAAGGTGACGGTGAGCGGCACCCATGTAGCCCTGATGGCGGCGACGCTTGCGAAGGGCACGACCATCATTACCCACGCGGCTTGCGAGCCTGAAATCGCAGATGTCGCCGATTGCCTGAACAAGATGGGCGCGCGCATCACCGGCGCCGGCACGCCGCGGATCGTGGTCGAGGGCGTCGAGAAGCTGCACGGCGCGCGGCACACCGTATTGCCTGACCGGATCGAGGCCGGAACCTATGCGATGGCCGTCGCCATGACCGGCGGCGACGTGCAGCTTTCCGGCGCCCGTCCCGAGCTGCTGCAGTCGGCGCTCGACGTGCTGACAGAGGCGGGTGCCCTCATCACCGTCAACAATGACGGTATCCGGGTTGCCCGAAACGGCGCCGGGATCCGGCCGGTGACGGTGTCGACCGCGCCGTTCCCGGGTTTCCCGACCGACCTGCAGGCGCAATTGATGGCGCTGATGACCTGCGCCGGCGGTTCCTCGCGGATCACCGAGACAATTTTCGAGAACCGTTTCATGCATGTCCAGGAACTGGCGCGGTTCGGCGCGCGTATATCACTGGATGGCGAAACCGCGACCATCGACGGCACCGCAAAACTGCGCGGCGCGCCTGTCATGGCGACCGATTTGCGGGCGTCTGTGTCGCTGGTCATCGCGGGGCTTGCCGCCGAGGGTGAAACCATGGTCAACCGGATCTATCATCTGGACCGCGGCTTCGAACGGCTTGAGGAAAAGCTCTCGGCCTGCGGCGCGTCGATCCAGCGCATCAGCGAATAAATATCGAGGATTTTATGCCGGGGCCCGACCCGCTCAAACTGATAGCGCTCGATGCCGATGATCTCGCCGTCATATCGGCCCATGTGCAGGACGCCCGCGTCCAGGCGTCCGACATCGTCTGGCGGCAGGACGAAAAGCGGCTGGTGGTCGGCATCGACCGGCTGGACTGGGAGCAGACGCTGTCAGGCGGAACCGAGCCGCGCCGTTCGATCGCGGCGCTGCGTTTCGACCGTGTTCTGGCCTGCAAGTCGCGCAACATCGATCTGGCGCAGCCGAGAGCGGTGCTGGAACTGGTCGGGATCGAATTCCACCCCGGCGAAGCTCCCGGCGGCAGCGCGCTTCTCCTGTTCAGCCACGGCGAGGCGCTGCGGCTGGACGTCGAATGCCTGGAGTGCGAGCTGACCGACCTCGGCACCGACGACCTCGGCACCAGCGACCTCGCCATGGCCCCCCTGGGGCCGGAGGGGTGATTTCGGTGCCATAGGGTGCGCAAAGCGAAGCGTGCCCACCATCTTCGTCCGTTGGTGGAGAGGCATTTTGGTGGGCTCGCGGAGCCTGTCATCGGGCGCGCATTCGCGCGACCCGGTGGCTTAGCCCACCCTACGGGTCCTGTTTCCGGGGCGGCAAGGGTTGACGGCCCTTGGCCGCCGCGCCATTGAGCAGGGGCCTTCGCTGTCTCTCAGAAAGCCGCCATGCCCGTTCGCCTGGATACCAGCAGCGCCGATTTCGACCCACGCTTCAAGCAATTCCTCGCCGCCAAGCGCGAGGTTTCGGCCGATGTCGAGCGCGCCACCCGCGCCATTGTCGATGACGTGGCCGCGCGCGGTGACGCGGCCCTGCTCGAGGCGACCAGGAAATTCGACCGGCTCGACATCGACGCCGCCGGTCTGCGCGTGACCGCGGCCGAGGTCGATGCTGCGGTCAAGGCCTGCGACGCCGCAACCGTCGATGCCCTGAAATTCGCCCGCGACCGGATCGAATTGTTCCACCAGCGGCAATTGCCGAAGGACGAGCGCTTCACGGATGCGCTCGGCGTCGAGCTCGGCTGGCGCTGGAGCGCGGTCGATGCGGTCGGCCTCTATGTGCCCGGCGGCACGGCGGCCTATCCGTCCTCGG
This window harbors:
- the murA gene encoding UDP-N-acetylglucosamine 1-carboxyvinyltransferase — protein: MDRIRIVGGSKLNGTIAISGAKNAALPLMIAALLTEETLILDNVPRLADVAQLQRILGNHGVDIMSAGKRPGDHQYQGQTLHISAANIIDTTAPYDLVSRMRASFWVIAPLLARMREAKVSLPGGCAIGTRPVDLLIMALEKLGAELTIDGGYVVAKAPGGLRGAGIDFPKVTVSGTHVALMAATLAKGTTIITHAACEPEIADVADCLNKMGARITGAGTPRIVVEGVEKLHGARHTVLPDRIEAGTYAMAVAMTGGDVQLSGARPELLQSALDVLTEAGALITVNNDGIRVARNGAGIRPVTVSTAPFPGFPTDLQAQLMALMTCAGGSSRITETIFENRFMHVQELARFGARISLDGETATIDGTAKLRGAPVMATDLRASVSLVIAGLAAEGETMVNRIYHLDRGFERLEEKLSACGASIQRISE
- a CDS encoding DUF2948 family protein: MPGPDPLKLIALDADDLAVISAHVQDARVQASDIVWRQDEKRLVVGIDRLDWEQTLSGGTEPRRSIAALRFDRVLACKSRNIDLAQPRAVLELVGIEFHPGEAPGGSALLLFSHGEALRLDVECLECELTDLGTDDLGTSDLAMAPLGPEG